The sequence below is a genomic window from Brevibacillus laterosporus.
TACTTTCAGTATTGAGAAGAAGGAAAGAAATCGTGAACTCACATGTTTATTGACTGTTAGACAAAAAGGTAACGAAAAACTAGGTAGTTCAATTGTTATTCCGTCAAGGAAGTTGCTCCCTAGTCAAATGTCTGTTCGACATGTTAGAGATTTCCCATGTAGTATTCAAGTTAATTCAGGATTCTTAAATGCAGAGATTAAAGTTAGAGGATACCGTGATACTACACTTCCAACTAGTATTACGGTGCGAGTAAGAAGAATTAGTGACATACATGCGAGGATTACAGTGAGGAATCTTCAATATGATGCAGATGCTGGCTATGTGTTTATTTTGTAGGAGATGCTGAGGCTCTAAAACAACTCATGACCTCCCTTTAGCTTAGACTGCTGGAGGTTATTATTTTAAAAACAAGAAAAATATGTTATTATATTGTAAAGTGTGGAAGGAGGGGTTTAGGTGTATTTACGACTGATGCAAAAGCTAACCATTATAATTATAGCCTTATTTGCAGTAATAGTACTTGTCGGCTTGTTATTTCCAAAAGGAGCTATTTTCACTCAAATTATTATGACAATAATTTTATTAATGCTAATTGCATATTCATTTTATTATAAGGGGAAAAAGGCTAGATAATATAACCTAGCCTTTTTTTATTAATTACAGTTCGTTTATTCCACCATAAGTACTTCCCTTAACTGTAGACCCTACATAAACCTCAAATATTTCGGTATTTAGGGTGATCCCAAAGTACTTCCACCCTATGATACCCTCTGCTCTTAGTCTTGTGTATACTTCGCAATACTCCTCTTTTTCTTCAGAGAAGTTTCTTACTTTCCCCAAAGCTCTTTCATCAACAGTTAGTATCGTGCCACCAACATATTTTTTCCAATCTCCATCATTATAAACTGCTTTTACTTTTTTCCCGTCATATTCAAATTGACCCTTTGCCCACACTTCTAAAGCTTTTAACCCCCATCCATTATAAAATTCGTATCTAGACTCTTTCCTTTCTGTTTTTTTAGCTGTAGCGCTTGCTTTGACTTCTTTAGCGTTTAACGATGGCTCTTCAATTGTGCTAAGAGATTGAATAATTACCTCACCTGCGTCTCCTACATATACGACTAATTCACCATCTTTCTTATTAAAATCAATAAATTGACCATAACCAGCCGGACTATTATGTTTTTCCATAAAATTTCCTACAGAAAATTTATTTTTATTCTTAGCATTATAAAGCTTTAGTGCTTTTGACTTTTCTGGGAAAACATCTTCAACACTTAGAGATGAATCATTCATCTCTTGTGGTGCTGGGAATTTTTTGTAGTGTTCCTCAATAACTTTTTCAATTTCTTCCGAGTTTTCTATCTTCTTTGATTTCAATTTTTCCAAATCATGTATAAGTTCAGGAACGTGTTTATCCATGTAGTCTTTAACAACTGAAATTGTGTCTTCCTTTTCCTTATTAAGCTCTTTTGCGTATGCTTCAGGAACTATGGAGAAAGCACTTAAAGCTAACATAGTAGACAGAGCCAAACCTGCTAATTTTTTCATATAAATTCCTCCTGATATTTTTGTTTTTTATATGTTGAAGTAGATTCTTGTAGTTTATTCTAAAAGACTTTCGTACAACCTATTTTCATCTGACATCTACTTCAGTCATTTTGTAAGCAAAGCTTTTGAAAGACAACAATGTACTCATCTAGTTGTTGGCTCATCTGCAATACTTCTGGATGTAAAAATGAACCTTTTTTGAAATACCGATGCTCTAACTCTTTACGGAGGACTTCTATAAGCTTCTGTAAATCGTTTTCTAATTTTAAATTTCCTGCTTTCTTCACTTATCAGTGAGTGGTAAAATAAACTTGAGAAACATTTTTTGTTCCTCAAGCTGGGGGCGTTCCGATGGTGTGCAAACTAACGGGAACGCCCCTTTTAGTTAACAAATCATATAGATTGAAAGCGACACCTCCTTTCTTCCTCCTGTGTATTATTTTACCATCCCGTTCTAAATTTCCCTTAAAAAATCATCAAATTGAAACGTTTTACAAATTACGACAAAATATCGGCGAAAAAACATAAAAAAAGAACGCCATTGGATAGCGTTCGGAAATAACAAAAGTATCAATAGCCTGGATCAGCATTATTTGCACGCATACTGAAAAGCTCCAGATTATTTGCTTCTTCTATTTTAACTGAAGCAAAACCAATATTTGTAATTAAACCTAAAGATAATAACATTAGAACAATTTTTTTTCTCATTGGAATCCCCCTTTCACTTACTCTTTTTCCCATTTATTTCATTATACGCCTCTTCTAACTTTTTTACATATTGCAAATCAATTGGTCTTGAATTTTTTGAGAAATATTTGAAAATTTCTTGTAAGCATTCTGTACTTTCGATGTGATCACCTATTTTCCCGTACGTTGTTATGCTGTTAATGTAGCTTTCCATGCCTTCCGCAAGAAGTCCTTTGTTTATTTGGAAAGCGCCTTTTTGACGGTAGTACCTTGCAAGAGATGTTAATTTATAAGGTGTATGTGCATTATCGGGTAATAATTCCCTTTCCTTGTTTATTATTTCATGTATTGATTCTGCAATATTGAAATGAACATATATCCCAAGCAATTCATTTATTACATGTATTTTATTTTCCTTGCTTAATTCATCCATAGATTTTTTTAACATTGGAATCGCTATCTCATACTCTTTCTTCTTTGCTTTGGTGATAGCTCGTGTAATCATGGATGATTCCTGAACGAATTTATATTCGAATCTTTCGAAAATATCCAACAAATCTTCAACAGAGTCATAATTATGTAAGTCAGAATATGAATTAATCATAGCTAAATATGCTCTAGCCTTCAGCTCAGTATCATTTTTTTCTAGAACTATTCCAGCTTGGCATAGTTCAATACATGTTTCGTATTTTTTTATAGCATATGCTTGAAGTGCCATTCTAAAATATAAAATTATCTGTTCCTCTTCAGATAAAAAATCTGCATAGTGAACAACCTCTTCACCAATTTTAAATGATTCCTCCATATTTTTTAAATCTTGTCTTTCAATTAGATATTTTTGCAAGGATGGTTTGGCTATATATGGTGGTATTCCGTGTACTCTTGAGTATTTAATAATTGTATTATAAAGCGACAGTCTAACTTCATTGTTTGCAGTATTATTAGCAAGACAAAATACATGCTCTAATAATACATATGTTTCTTCTTTAGAATTCTCAAGGAATTTCATTGCCACTTTAGTCATCAAAGAAGAGCTTGAGACTTCAATGCACAACTGTAATATATCATCCAAGACTTCAATCCGGTGTTCTATTTCAATATAGCGTTCAATGATCTCTTCATAGGGGATTCCTAAAACATCTGCAATCGGTTTTAATGTCCGAAGCTCTGGACGTTTCGTTTCCCCAGATTCAATCTTCGATAAGACCCCCTTACTAACTCCTGACACTCTCCCCAGTTCCGATAGACTAATACCCATCTCTGTTCTTTTCCCTTTTATCAGTTCCCCCAATGTTGTGAAAGTTAGACTGTCAACCATGTCAATCCCCTTCCCAATTTATCAGTAGTTCCTTTATTAATCTTAACTCAATTCTAACTTTATTGTATAATTTTGTAAATAACAATAAAAATTATTGGATTAAATAATTTTTTTTACATATAGCAACTTGAAAGGTGGTCTTCATAAATTCTGAATCCAAAATCTCATAAATCAATTCCTATACGTTGGAAAGGAGGTTAATCAAATATTGCTCATGTTACACACGACACCATGTTGAAAGGAACTATTACAATGTCAAATAATCAAGTTTTAGAAGTGAAAATTGAGAATCTACACAGAGAACTATATGAGCTTAAGGAAGAGACAAAAGAAGACATCAAGGAAATCAATAGCAGTAGCAGCATTAAGGGAAATGAGAAGTTGTTTAATAAGGCGATTGTCACTATGACAGAAAATATTACAAGATTAACGACAATTGCTGATCAACAACGTGAAGAAATCAGATTGATTCGAGAGGCTAAAGCATCACAGGGAAATGATGATAAGAAATTTCTTCAAAGTACAACTAAGCAGCTTTTACTTTTATTCAGTATGATTCTGTTGGGAGCTTTGGCTTCTCTTGGAATTAGTACTCAAGTGGTTGATATTTTTAAATAAATTCGTAGGAGAGAAATACATATGAGTGATTTTTTAACCCCATACAGAGTAACTTCCCCCTATGGGAGACGATCTGATCCTTTCAATGGTAATAAGGTTCATCATACTGGAATTGACTTGGTAAAAAGATCAGGTGGTAAGAATGCACCCATAGAATCTTTTACAGATGGAGTTGTAATTTTCTCTAAAGAAATACCTGATAACATTAGAGGTACAGGCTATGGAGGCTCCGGCTTGCAGTCGCCATTAAAGATAATAATAACCATAATTTAATGTACGCTCACCTATCTAAGTCGTTTGTTAAAGTTGGGGACAAGGTAAAAGCAAATCAAGTCATTGGCTTACAAGGTAGCACAGGTCGTTCAACAGGTAAGCATTTACACTTTGAAGTTAGAGCCAAGTGTTCACCAAGTGGTGGATTTGGCAACGACATTAACCCTATTGAATATCTAGATAAGCACTATAAAAAAGAACAACCTATTGCTTCACCAGTCACACCAATTAAAAATAAGGAGGAAGAATTCATGAAATTCATTATGTCAGAACAAGGTAAATCTTATGCAAAAGAAGCAATCAACAGTTTATCTAAGAAAGGTTACTTAAACAGTCCTAGCGACTGGGAGAAACGTGTAGAGAATGGTGAGATTTATCAAGAACTTCCTTGGATGACCCTACTGTTGCTTGATCGAATTTCAGATCACAGAGAATAAAAGTAAAAATAAAAAGGAGTATGATAAAATGAGTATTTTATTAGGTAAAATTGTATTAGATGTAGCTCATCTTCTACTGTTAGCAGTAGGAACATGGGCTATTTTTTATTTGGTTACGTTTCTCAAAGGTAAAATTAAAAAGGAATATGCTCTTACGTAACAAAGATTGTGAGGATTTCTGGATGAAGTTCCAGGATAAATATGTATACATTCGCTATTCCCCTTTAAAGAAGAAAAATCTTCCATTCGAAGGTTTACGTGGCTACCTTCAGTCATATTTCATGATTTTTGGGACAGCCCTTAGTATTATCATTTGAATATAACAATCAGCTATAATCGGTTCATTCTATGACTTGAGCTAACTCCGTGAAGATGACACCCAATGCAAAGGCTCCCGCGTCTGGATAGCCGAGGCTTCTTTCACCAACCGTTCCTGTTCCCAATCCTACAGTTAGACGAGAGCGAATCGTTTTGCAAGGTGAAATCCCCAGTCCGGCAAATCCCCCCTCTGGGTGCAAATTTCATACAAGATGTCCATATGTAATTCCTTTGTGCTCCAACCAAGCTCCAAGGTATCTGGAAGTTGGTCCCCATCATTATGTGGCGTGTCATTTGGTTTAATACCTGTTAGTCAACGAATGGTGCTGTCCGAGAGTATAAAAACAAAAGGTTTTTCCTAACAGTTGTCCACACCAAATAAACCTTTTGTTTTTTCAAAGTCCTTTTTGATTTCAACTTATGTAGAACGTCTATTTTTTGATAGCAGTCAATGTATACGTATGATCTTGGAAACTAGGATCAGTCGTGAGTTAAAAGATAAATGGATTTCTCCACAGTCTGAAAGCTCTAAAATTATTAGAGTTTTTTTTACCTATTTTTATCAGTAATAATAAATGGTGATGAAATTAACACATTATAAGTGATTGATATCACGACGTTAACTCAAAATTATTCATATTCTTAATCTAGATACAAAATTTAAACTTTATGGAGGCATTCATATGGAACATACATTTACTGAGACTTCTATTATTGGTGATATTGTTACGAAATTTCCGAAGGCAAGCGACCTTTTCAAATTAT
It includes:
- a CDS encoding aspartyl-phosphate phosphatase Spo0E family protein, producing MKKAGNLKLENDLQKLIEVLRKELEHRYFKKGSFLHPEVLQMSQQLDEYIVVFQKLCLQND
- a CDS encoding XRE family transcriptional regulator; the protein is MVDSLTFTTLGELIKGKRTEMGISLSELGRVSGVSKGVLSKIESGETKRPELRTLKPIADVLGIPYEEIIERYIEIEHRIEVLDDILQLCIEVSSSSLMTKVAMKFLENSKEETYVLLEHVFCLANNTANNEVRLSLYNTIIKYSRVHGIPPYIAKPSLQKYLIERQDLKNMEESFKIGEEVVHYADFLSEEEQIILYFRMALQAYAIKKYETCIELCQAGIVLEKNDTELKARAYLAMINSYSDLHNYDSVEDLLDIFERFEYKFVQESSMITRAITKAKKKEYEIAIPMLKKSMDELSKENKIHVINELLGIYVHFNIAESIHEIINKERELLPDNAHTPYKLTSLARYYRQKGAFQINKGLLAEGMESYINSITTYGKIGDHIESTECLQEIFKYFSKNSRPIDLQYVKKLEEAYNEINGKKSK
- a CDS encoding M23 family metallopeptidase, which produces MYAHLSKSFVKVGDKVKANQVIGLQGSTGRSTGKHLHFEVRAKCSPSGGFGNDINPIEYLDKHYKKEQPIASPVTPIKNKEEEFMKFIMSEQGKSYAKEAINSLSKKGYLNSPSDWEKRVENGEIYQELPWMTLLLLDRISDHRE